A genomic segment from Bubalus bubalis isolate 160015118507 breed Murrah chromosome 5, NDDB_SH_1, whole genome shotgun sequence encodes:
- the ANO9 gene encoding anoctamin-9 isoform X2 — MRVWIIHTILGEESLRILVPTEGESLPLMDINTCETEAPELWDYVFVVDRRTQRNPRQVQRQRQFLEELENQGFRYKAMEDQEKEFFGIRANNSMFDRYWRLTETEDTVPRGELSRPTSIRATNRIRIVDFVLNSKMAAGDTLQDLVKDGVFEAGFPLHKGEEHLKKKWARWRSMFQRQPISDIRDYFGEKVALYFAWLGWYTYMLVPAAVIGLIVFLSGFSQFEASQISKEICKAHDIYMCPRGDHNRRFQRLSDTCAYAKLTHLFDNEGTVLFAIFMALWATVFLELWKRERARVVLQWELYGWDEDQEEMALGLLSCPDYQPRLYQHSYLRSTVILLLSLLMICLMIGMAHVLVVYRVLAAALFNSALPFLGEQVTTAVVVSGALVHYVIILIMTKINKYVALKLCDFGERLASRGEDSGWRSWNPGVGKWGPQEARASCLGDRETQDLFRAREQVHYQVLHSAVFCSLLLPYLHCLHPGQDQRSPREDGAPGGAVEAGGDGHHHGSEANAQQLRGVSEAVSTPSPPGAAHRRESGTAGRPAPPPTPAPLLLPVLPPGSPAPRWLAHKYRSLRAPSQDPELGLWQRNYRLNPVYTFSLFNEFMEMMIQYGFTTIFVAAFPLAPLLALFSNLVEIRLDAIKMVRLQRRLVPRKAKDIGTWLQVLEVIGVLAVIANGMVIAFTSEFIPRVVYKYRYGPCRRGAQSEVDCFTGYVNHSLSVFYTKDFQDPAEIEGWENVTECRYRDYFSAQDSNFSEQQWFLLAIRLAFLILFEHVALCIKLIAAWFVPDVPQSVKNEVLKKKYQRLEQKSCSPKSTDV; from the exons ATGAGAGTTTGGATTATTCACACAATTCTG GGAGAAGAGAGTCTCCGGATCCTGGTGCCGACGGAAGGTGAGAGCCTTCCACTGATGGACATCAATACTTGTGAG ACTGAGGCCCCTGAGCTATGGGACTATGTCTTTGTGGTCGATCGTCGCACCCAGAGAAACCCTCGGCAGGTCCAGCGGCAGCGGCAGTTTCTGGAAGAGCTTGAGAACCAGGGCTTTCGCTACAAG GCAATGGAGGACCAGGAGAAGGAGTTCTTCGGGATCCGAGCTAACAATAGCATGTTTGACCGGTACTGGAGACTTACGGAGACCGAGGACACTGTCCCCAGAGGGGAGCTGTCCAGGCCAACTTCCATCCGAGCCACCAATAG AATCCGAATTGTCGACTTTGTCCTGAACAGCAAGATGGCAGCGGGTG ACacgctccaggatttggtgaagGATGGGGTCTTTGAGGCCGGGTTCCCCCTGCACAAG GGGGAGGAACACCTAAAGAAGAAATGGGCCCGGTGGAGAAGCATGTTCCAAAGGCAGCCAATTAGTGATATCAG GGACTACTTTGGAGAGAAAGTGGCCCTGTACTTCGCCTGGCTCGGCTGGTACACTTACATGCTGGTGCCCGCCGCAGTGATAGGCCTCATCGTCTTCCTGAGCGGGTTTTCCCAATTCGAAGCCAGCCAGATAAG CAAGGAGATCTGCAAGGCCCACGACATCTACATGTGCCCTCGCGGAGATCACAACCGCAGGTTCCAGCGGCTCTCAGACACGTGCGCCTATGCCAAG CTCACCCACCTCTTTGACAACGAGGGCACTGTGCTGTTCGCCATCTTCATGGCGCTGTGGG CCACCGTGTTCCTGGAGCTGTGGAAGCGGGAACGAGCCCGAGTGGTCCTGCAGTGGGAGCTGTACGGGTGGGACGAGGACCAG GAGGAAATGGCTCTGGGGCTCCTAAGCTGCCCGGACTACCAGCCGCGGCTGTACCAGCACTCCTACCTGCGGAGCACCGTCATCCTTCTCCTGTCACTCTTGATG ATCTGCCTCATGATCGGCATGGCCCACGTCCTGGTGGTCTACCGAGTCCTAGCTGCTGCCCTCTTCAACTCGGCCCTGCCTTTCTTGGGGGAGCAGGTGACCACGGCTGTGGTGGTGAGCGGGGCCCTGGTTCACTATGTGATCATCCTCATCATGACCAAG ATCAACAAATATGTGGCCCTGAAGCTTTGTGACTTTGGTGAGAGACTGGCTTCTCGGGGAGAGGATTCAGGGTGGAGGTCTTGGAACCCTGGGGTGGGGAAATGGGGCCCACAAGAGGCCAGAGCATCCTGCCTGGGAGACAG AGAAACCCAGGACCTTTTCAGAGCGAGAGAGCAAGTTCACTATCAAGTTCTTCACTCTGCAGTTTTTTGCTCACTTCTCCTCCCTTATCTACATTGCCTTCATCCTGGGCAG GATCAACGGTCACCCCGGGAAGACGGTGCGCCTGGCGGGGCTGTGGAAGCTGGAGGAG ATGGCCATCATCATGGGTCTGAAGCAAACGCTCAGCAACTGCGTGGAGTATCTGAAGCCGTGAGCACCCCCTCCCCTCCGGGCGCCGCCCACCGCAGGGAGTCCGGAACCGCAGgacgccccgcccccccccccacgccAGCCCCGCTGCTCCTCCCCGTTCTCCCCCCGGGTTCTCCTGCCCCTAGGTGGCTGGCGCACAAGTATCGCTCCTTGCGGGCCCCGTCTCAGGACCCCGAGCTGGGCCTCTGGCAGCGCAACTATCGGCTGAACCCAGTCTACACCTTCAGCCTGTTCAACGAGTTCATGGAGATGA TGATCCAGTACGGCTTCACCACCATCTTCGTGGCTGCCTTCCCGCTGGCCCCGCTGCTCGCGCTCTTCAGCAACCTCGTGGAGATCCGCCTGGACGCCATCAAGATGGTCCGGCTGCAGCGGCGCCTGGTGCCACGCAAGGCCAAGGACATCG GGACCTGGCTGCAGGTGCTGGAGGTCATCGGTGTGCTGGCGGTCATTGCCAATGGGATGGTCATCGCCTTCACGTCCGAGTTCATCCCCCGCGTGGTGTACAAGTACCGCTATGGCCCCTGCCGGAGAGGGGCCCAGTCTGAAGTCGA CTGCTTCACCGGCTATGTCAACCACAGCCTGTCTGTGTTCTACACCAAAGACTTCCAGGATCCTGCCGAAATCGAGGGCTGGGAGAATGTGACCGAGTGCAG gtACCGGGACTATTTCTCTGCTCAGGACTCCAACTTCTCAGAGCAGCAGTGGTTCCTCCTGGCAATCCGCCTGGCCTTCCTCATCCTCTTCGAG CACGTGGCTTTATGCATCAAGCTCATTGCGGCCTGGTTCGTACCCGACGTCCCACAGTCGGTGAAGAACGAAGTCCTGAAGAAGAAGTACCAGAGACTGGAGCAAAAAAG CTGCAGCCCCAAGAGCACAGACGTGTAG
- the ANO9 gene encoding anoctamin-9 isoform X9: MRVWIIHTILGEESLRILVPTEGESLPLMDINTCETEAPELWDYVFVVDRRTQRNPRQVQRQRQFLEELENQGFRYKAMEDQEKEFFGIRANNSMFDRYWRLTETEDTVPRGELSRPTSIRATNRIRIVDFVLNSKMAAGDTLQDLVKDGVFEAGFPLHKGEEHLKKKWARWRSMFQRQPISDIRDYFGEKVALYFAWLGWYTYMLVPAAVIGLIVFLSGFSQFEASQISKEICKAHDIYMCPRGDHNRRFQRLSDTCAYAKLTHLFDNEGTVLFAIFMALWATVFLELWKRERARVVLQWELYGWDEDQEEMALGLLSCPDYQPRLYQHSYLRSTVILLLSLLMICLMIGMAHVLVVYRVLAAALFNSALPFLGEQVTTAVVVSGALVHYVIILIMTKINKYVALKLCDFGERLASRGEDSGWRSWNPGVGKWGPQEARASCLGDRETQDLFRAREQVHYQVLHSAVFCSLLLPYLHCLHPGQDQRSPREDGAPGGAVEAGGDGHHHGSEANAQQLRGVSEAVAGAQVSLLAGPVSGPRAGPLAAQLSAEPSLHLQPVQRVHGDDDPVRLHHHLRGCLPAGPAARALQQPRGDPPGRHQDGPAAAAPGATQGQGHRDLAAGAGGHRCAGGHCQWDGHRLHVRVHPPRGVQVPLWPLPERGPV, encoded by the exons ATGAGAGTTTGGATTATTCACACAATTCTG GGAGAAGAGAGTCTCCGGATCCTGGTGCCGACGGAAGGTGAGAGCCTTCCACTGATGGACATCAATACTTGTGAG ACTGAGGCCCCTGAGCTATGGGACTATGTCTTTGTGGTCGATCGTCGCACCCAGAGAAACCCTCGGCAGGTCCAGCGGCAGCGGCAGTTTCTGGAAGAGCTTGAGAACCAGGGCTTTCGCTACAAG GCAATGGAGGACCAGGAGAAGGAGTTCTTCGGGATCCGAGCTAACAATAGCATGTTTGACCGGTACTGGAGACTTACGGAGACCGAGGACACTGTCCCCAGAGGGGAGCTGTCCAGGCCAACTTCCATCCGAGCCACCAATAG AATCCGAATTGTCGACTTTGTCCTGAACAGCAAGATGGCAGCGGGTG ACacgctccaggatttggtgaagGATGGGGTCTTTGAGGCCGGGTTCCCCCTGCACAAG GGGGAGGAACACCTAAAGAAGAAATGGGCCCGGTGGAGAAGCATGTTCCAAAGGCAGCCAATTAGTGATATCAG GGACTACTTTGGAGAGAAAGTGGCCCTGTACTTCGCCTGGCTCGGCTGGTACACTTACATGCTGGTGCCCGCCGCAGTGATAGGCCTCATCGTCTTCCTGAGCGGGTTTTCCCAATTCGAAGCCAGCCAGATAAG CAAGGAGATCTGCAAGGCCCACGACATCTACATGTGCCCTCGCGGAGATCACAACCGCAGGTTCCAGCGGCTCTCAGACACGTGCGCCTATGCCAAG CTCACCCACCTCTTTGACAACGAGGGCACTGTGCTGTTCGCCATCTTCATGGCGCTGTGGG CCACCGTGTTCCTGGAGCTGTGGAAGCGGGAACGAGCCCGAGTGGTCCTGCAGTGGGAGCTGTACGGGTGGGACGAGGACCAG GAGGAAATGGCTCTGGGGCTCCTAAGCTGCCCGGACTACCAGCCGCGGCTGTACCAGCACTCCTACCTGCGGAGCACCGTCATCCTTCTCCTGTCACTCTTGATG ATCTGCCTCATGATCGGCATGGCCCACGTCCTGGTGGTCTACCGAGTCCTAGCTGCTGCCCTCTTCAACTCGGCCCTGCCTTTCTTGGGGGAGCAGGTGACCACGGCTGTGGTGGTGAGCGGGGCCCTGGTTCACTATGTGATCATCCTCATCATGACCAAG ATCAACAAATATGTGGCCCTGAAGCTTTGTGACTTTGGTGAGAGACTGGCTTCTCGGGGAGAGGATTCAGGGTGGAGGTCTTGGAACCCTGGGGTGGGGAAATGGGGCCCACAAGAGGCCAGAGCATCCTGCCTGGGAGACAG AGAAACCCAGGACCTTTTCAGAGCGAGAGAGCAAGTTCACTATCAAGTTCTTCACTCTGCAGTTTTTTGCTCACTTCTCCTCCCTTATCTACATTGCCTTCATCCTGGGCAG GATCAACGGTCACCCCGGGAAGACGGTGCGCCTGGCGGGGCTGTGGAAGCTGGAGGAG ATGGCCATCATCATGGGTCTGAAGCAAACGCTCAGCAACTGCGTGGAGTATCTGAAGCC GTGGCTGGCGCACAAGTATCGCTCCTTGCGGGCCCCGTCTCAGGACCCCGAGCTGGGCCTCTGGCAGCGCAACTATCGGCTGAACCCAGTCTACACCTTCAGCCTGTTCAACGAGTTCATGGAGATGA TGATCCAGTACGGCTTCACCACCATCTTCGTGGCTGCCTTCCCGCTGGCCCCGCTGCTCGCGCTCTTCAGCAACCTCGTGGAGATCCGCCTGGACGCCATCAAGATGGTCCGGCTGCAGCGGCGCCTGGTGCCACGCAAGGCCAAGGACATCG GGACCTGGCTGCAGGTGCTGGAGGTCATCGGTGTGCTGGCGGTCATTGCCAATGGGATGGTCATCGCCTTCACGTCCGAGTTCATCCCCCGCGTGGTGTACAAGTACCGCTATGGCCCCTGCCGGAGAGGGGCCCAGTCTGA
- the ANO9 gene encoding anoctamin-9 isoform X3, translating into MRVWIIHTILGEESLRILVPTEGESLPLMDINTCETEAPELWDYVFVVDRRTQRNPRQVQRQRQFLEELENQGFRYKAMEDQEKEFFGIRANNSMFDRYWRLTETEDTVPRGELSRPTSIRATNRIRIVDFVLNSKMAAGDTLQDLVKDGVFEAGFPLHKGEEHLKKKWARWRSMFQRQPISDIRDYFGEKVALYFAWLGWYTYMLVPAAVIGLIVFLSGFSQFEASQISKEICKAHDIYMCPRGDHNRRFQRLSDTCAYAKLTHLFDNEGTVLFAIFMALWATVFLELWKRERARVVLQWELYGWDEDQEEMALGLLSCPDYQPRLYQHSYLRSTVILLLSLLMICLMIGMAHVLVVYRVLAAALFNSALPFLGEQVTTAVVVSGALVHYVIILIMTKINKYVALKLCDFEKPRTFSERESKFTIKFFTLQFFAHFSSLIYIAFILGRINGHPGKTVRLAGLWKLEERLHDGPVRADGHHHGSEANAQQLRGVSEAVSTPSPPGAAHRRESGTAGRPAPPPTPAPLLLPVLPPGSPAPRWLAHKYRSLRAPSQDPELGLWQRNYRLNPVYTFSLFNEFMEMMIQYGFTTIFVAAFPLAPLLALFSNLVEIRLDAIKMVRLQRRLVPRKAKDIGTWLQVLEVIGVLAVIANGMVIAFTSEFIPRVVYKYRYGPCRRGAQSEVDCFTGYVNHSLSVFYTKDFQDPAEIEGWENVTECRYRDYFSAQDSNFSEQQWFLLAIRLAFLILFEHVALCIKLIAAWFVPDVPQSVKNEVLKKKYQRLEQKSCSPKSTDV; encoded by the exons ATGAGAGTTTGGATTATTCACACAATTCTG GGAGAAGAGAGTCTCCGGATCCTGGTGCCGACGGAAGGTGAGAGCCTTCCACTGATGGACATCAATACTTGTGAG ACTGAGGCCCCTGAGCTATGGGACTATGTCTTTGTGGTCGATCGTCGCACCCAGAGAAACCCTCGGCAGGTCCAGCGGCAGCGGCAGTTTCTGGAAGAGCTTGAGAACCAGGGCTTTCGCTACAAG GCAATGGAGGACCAGGAGAAGGAGTTCTTCGGGATCCGAGCTAACAATAGCATGTTTGACCGGTACTGGAGACTTACGGAGACCGAGGACACTGTCCCCAGAGGGGAGCTGTCCAGGCCAACTTCCATCCGAGCCACCAATAG AATCCGAATTGTCGACTTTGTCCTGAACAGCAAGATGGCAGCGGGTG ACacgctccaggatttggtgaagGATGGGGTCTTTGAGGCCGGGTTCCCCCTGCACAAG GGGGAGGAACACCTAAAGAAGAAATGGGCCCGGTGGAGAAGCATGTTCCAAAGGCAGCCAATTAGTGATATCAG GGACTACTTTGGAGAGAAAGTGGCCCTGTACTTCGCCTGGCTCGGCTGGTACACTTACATGCTGGTGCCCGCCGCAGTGATAGGCCTCATCGTCTTCCTGAGCGGGTTTTCCCAATTCGAAGCCAGCCAGATAAG CAAGGAGATCTGCAAGGCCCACGACATCTACATGTGCCCTCGCGGAGATCACAACCGCAGGTTCCAGCGGCTCTCAGACACGTGCGCCTATGCCAAG CTCACCCACCTCTTTGACAACGAGGGCACTGTGCTGTTCGCCATCTTCATGGCGCTGTGGG CCACCGTGTTCCTGGAGCTGTGGAAGCGGGAACGAGCCCGAGTGGTCCTGCAGTGGGAGCTGTACGGGTGGGACGAGGACCAG GAGGAAATGGCTCTGGGGCTCCTAAGCTGCCCGGACTACCAGCCGCGGCTGTACCAGCACTCCTACCTGCGGAGCACCGTCATCCTTCTCCTGTCACTCTTGATG ATCTGCCTCATGATCGGCATGGCCCACGTCCTGGTGGTCTACCGAGTCCTAGCTGCTGCCCTCTTCAACTCGGCCCTGCCTTTCTTGGGGGAGCAGGTGACCACGGCTGTGGTGGTGAGCGGGGCCCTGGTTCACTATGTGATCATCCTCATCATGACCAAG ATCAACAAATATGTGGCCCTGAAGCTTTGTGACTTTG AGAAACCCAGGACCTTTTCAGAGCGAGAGAGCAAGTTCACTATCAAGTTCTTCACTCTGCAGTTTTTTGCTCACTTCTCCTCCCTTATCTACATTGCCTTCATCCTGGGCAG GATCAACGGTCACCCCGGGAAGACGGTGCGCCTGGCGGGGCTGTGGAAGCTGGAGGAG CGGCTGCATGATGGACCTGTTCGTGCAGATGGCCATCATCATGGGTCTGAAGCAAACGCTCAGCAACTGCGTGGAGTATCTGAAGCCGTGAGCACCCCCTCCCCTCCGGGCGCCGCCCACCGCAGGGAGTCCGGAACCGCAGgacgccccgcccccccccccacgccAGCCCCGCTGCTCCTCCCCGTTCTCCCCCCGGGTTCTCCTGCCCCTAGGTGGCTGGCGCACAAGTATCGCTCCTTGCGGGCCCCGTCTCAGGACCCCGAGCTGGGCCTCTGGCAGCGCAACTATCGGCTGAACCCAGTCTACACCTTCAGCCTGTTCAACGAGTTCATGGAGATGA TGATCCAGTACGGCTTCACCACCATCTTCGTGGCTGCCTTCCCGCTGGCCCCGCTGCTCGCGCTCTTCAGCAACCTCGTGGAGATCCGCCTGGACGCCATCAAGATGGTCCGGCTGCAGCGGCGCCTGGTGCCACGCAAGGCCAAGGACATCG GGACCTGGCTGCAGGTGCTGGAGGTCATCGGTGTGCTGGCGGTCATTGCCAATGGGATGGTCATCGCCTTCACGTCCGAGTTCATCCCCCGCGTGGTGTACAAGTACCGCTATGGCCCCTGCCGGAGAGGGGCCCAGTCTGAAGTCGA CTGCTTCACCGGCTATGTCAACCACAGCCTGTCTGTGTTCTACACCAAAGACTTCCAGGATCCTGCCGAAATCGAGGGCTGGGAGAATGTGACCGAGTGCAG gtACCGGGACTATTTCTCTGCTCAGGACTCCAACTTCTCAGAGCAGCAGTGGTTCCTCCTGGCAATCCGCCTGGCCTTCCTCATCCTCTTCGAG CACGTGGCTTTATGCATCAAGCTCATTGCGGCCTGGTTCGTACCCGACGTCCCACAGTCGGTGAAGAACGAAGTCCTGAAGAAGAAGTACCAGAGACTGGAGCAAAAAAG CTGCAGCCCCAAGAGCACAGACGTGTAG
- the ANO9 gene encoding anoctamin-9 isoform X10, with the protein MRVWIIHTILGEESLRILVPTEGESLPLMDINTCETEAPELWDYVFVVDRRTQRNPRQVQRQRQFLEELENQGFRYKAMEDQEKEFFGIRANNSMFDRYWRLTETEDTVPRGELSRPTSIRATNRIRIVDFVLNSKMAAGDTLQDLVKDGVFEAGFPLHKGEEHLKKKWARWRSMFQRQPISDIRDYFGEKVALYFAWLGWYTYMLVPAAVIGLIVFLSGFSQFEASQISKEICKAHDIYMCPRGDHNRRFQRLSDTCAYAKLTHLFDNEGTVLFAIFMALWATVFLELWKRERARVVLQWELYGWDEDQEEMALGLLSCPDYQPRLYQHSYLRSTVILLLSLLMICLMIGMAHVLVVYRVLAAALFNSALPFLGEQVTTAVVVSGALVHYVIILIMTKINKYVALKLCDFEKPRTFSERESKFTIKFFTLQFFAHFSSLIYIAFILGRINGHPGKTVRLAGLWKLEERLHDGPVRADGHHHGSEANAQQLRGVSEAVAGAQVSLLAGPVSGPRAGPLAAQLSAEPSLHLQPVQRVHGDDDPVRLHHHLRGCLPAGPAARALQQPRGDPPGRHQDGPAAAAPGATQGQGHRDLAAGAGGHRCAGGHCQWDGHRLHVRVHPPRGVQVPLWPLPERGPV; encoded by the exons ATGAGAGTTTGGATTATTCACACAATTCTG GGAGAAGAGAGTCTCCGGATCCTGGTGCCGACGGAAGGTGAGAGCCTTCCACTGATGGACATCAATACTTGTGAG ACTGAGGCCCCTGAGCTATGGGACTATGTCTTTGTGGTCGATCGTCGCACCCAGAGAAACCCTCGGCAGGTCCAGCGGCAGCGGCAGTTTCTGGAAGAGCTTGAGAACCAGGGCTTTCGCTACAAG GCAATGGAGGACCAGGAGAAGGAGTTCTTCGGGATCCGAGCTAACAATAGCATGTTTGACCGGTACTGGAGACTTACGGAGACCGAGGACACTGTCCCCAGAGGGGAGCTGTCCAGGCCAACTTCCATCCGAGCCACCAATAG AATCCGAATTGTCGACTTTGTCCTGAACAGCAAGATGGCAGCGGGTG ACacgctccaggatttggtgaagGATGGGGTCTTTGAGGCCGGGTTCCCCCTGCACAAG GGGGAGGAACACCTAAAGAAGAAATGGGCCCGGTGGAGAAGCATGTTCCAAAGGCAGCCAATTAGTGATATCAG GGACTACTTTGGAGAGAAAGTGGCCCTGTACTTCGCCTGGCTCGGCTGGTACACTTACATGCTGGTGCCCGCCGCAGTGATAGGCCTCATCGTCTTCCTGAGCGGGTTTTCCCAATTCGAAGCCAGCCAGATAAG CAAGGAGATCTGCAAGGCCCACGACATCTACATGTGCCCTCGCGGAGATCACAACCGCAGGTTCCAGCGGCTCTCAGACACGTGCGCCTATGCCAAG CTCACCCACCTCTTTGACAACGAGGGCACTGTGCTGTTCGCCATCTTCATGGCGCTGTGGG CCACCGTGTTCCTGGAGCTGTGGAAGCGGGAACGAGCCCGAGTGGTCCTGCAGTGGGAGCTGTACGGGTGGGACGAGGACCAG GAGGAAATGGCTCTGGGGCTCCTAAGCTGCCCGGACTACCAGCCGCGGCTGTACCAGCACTCCTACCTGCGGAGCACCGTCATCCTTCTCCTGTCACTCTTGATG ATCTGCCTCATGATCGGCATGGCCCACGTCCTGGTGGTCTACCGAGTCCTAGCTGCTGCCCTCTTCAACTCGGCCCTGCCTTTCTTGGGGGAGCAGGTGACCACGGCTGTGGTGGTGAGCGGGGCCCTGGTTCACTATGTGATCATCCTCATCATGACCAAG ATCAACAAATATGTGGCCCTGAAGCTTTGTGACTTTG AGAAACCCAGGACCTTTTCAGAGCGAGAGAGCAAGTTCACTATCAAGTTCTTCACTCTGCAGTTTTTTGCTCACTTCTCCTCCCTTATCTACATTGCCTTCATCCTGGGCAG GATCAACGGTCACCCCGGGAAGACGGTGCGCCTGGCGGGGCTGTGGAAGCTGGAGGAG CGGCTGCATGATGGACCTGTTCGTGCAGATGGCCATCATCATGGGTCTGAAGCAAACGCTCAGCAACTGCGTGGAGTATCTGAAGCC GTGGCTGGCGCACAAGTATCGCTCCTTGCGGGCCCCGTCTCAGGACCCCGAGCTGGGCCTCTGGCAGCGCAACTATCGGCTGAACCCAGTCTACACCTTCAGCCTGTTCAACGAGTTCATGGAGATGA TGATCCAGTACGGCTTCACCACCATCTTCGTGGCTGCCTTCCCGCTGGCCCCGCTGCTCGCGCTCTTCAGCAACCTCGTGGAGATCCGCCTGGACGCCATCAAGATGGTCCGGCTGCAGCGGCGCCTGGTGCCACGCAAGGCCAAGGACATCG GGACCTGGCTGCAGGTGCTGGAGGTCATCGGTGTGCTGGCGGTCATTGCCAATGGGATGGTCATCGCCTTCACGTCCGAGTTCATCCCCCGCGTGGTGTACAAGTACCGCTATGGCCCCTGCCGGAGAGGGGCCCAGTCTGA